TTAGAAAAAGTATTAAGAACAGTAAAAATAAATCTATCAAATGAAACAATACATATAATAGAAAATGTAAGTGCAGCCTCAAAAGAGCAAATGACAGGAATCGAACAGATAAATGATACAATAACAATGCTAGATAGAGTAACACAAGAGAATGCAAGTGAAGCAACACAAATATCAAATATAGCATCAGATGTATCAAAAATGGCAAAAGAGTTAGTAAATGATGCCAAAAGTAAACAATTTTAACGGAGCTAAATATGGCAGCAGGACAAGAAACAGTACTAGATGAATATGCATTTTTAGTAAGTGAAACAAATGAAAAAGGTATAATATCATTTGCAAATGACGATTTTTGTAAAATAGCAGAGTATAGCTTGGAAGAATTGATGGGACAACCACATAATATGGTAAGACATAAAGATATGCCAAGAAAAGCATTTAAAAGTTTGTGGGAGACAATACAAAGAGGAGATATTTGGACAGGATATGTAAAGAATGCGACAAAAACAGGAGGGTATTATTGGGTATTTGCCACAATATATCCATTTGAGAGTTGCGATGGTTCAAAGGGATATTTATCATGCAGAAGAAGAGCTTCTGAAGCTGAAATTAAATCTGCTCAAGAACTTTATGCAAAATGGAAAAATGAAGAGTAATCTTATATAAGGAGAAAAAATGGAAACAATAAATAGTAATGGAAATAATAGCTCAAATATCAATAATCCTCAAGAACATGATGTAATTGATTATGAGAATACAAGTGAGTATATGACTTTTGAACTTGGTGCTATGAAATATGCAATTGAACTACCAAAAATAAGAGAGATTCTTACATATCCAGATATTATTACACATTTACCAAATACAGAGGATTGGGTAAAAGGTCTTATTAATTTAAGAGGGGAAGTTGTACCTATTTTGGATATTAGAATAAAGTTTAATACAGGAGAACCTATATACGATAGTAATACAGCAGTAATTGCAGTTATTACAGAAGATAAAAGAATGATTGGAATAATTGTAGATAAAGTTGATGATGTGCAAAGACTTGATACTTCTTCTCTTGCTCCTGTTTCAGATATGGGTTCAGCAATACCATCTAGGTATTTAAAAGGTTTTGTAAGATTAGAAAATAATCAGATGCTTGTTATTATGGATATTGAAGCTGTAGTACACAAAGACGAATTAAAAGACTCATAATGGAAGAAAAAATCTTTGAACTTAGAAAATTAAAGCTTCTTTTTGTAGAAGACGAAGATGATTTAATAAATATAATCACAGATACTTTAAATAAATTAGAAGCAAATTTTCTAACTGCACAAAATGGTCAAGAGGCTTTAGATCTAATAGAAAAAAACCCAGATTTAGATGCAGTTATAACAGATATAAATATGCCAATAATGAATGGTTTGGAAATGATAAAAATATTAAAAGAAACAAATCCTAATTTACCAATAATAATAATGTCTGCACATACTGAAATTGAGTATATTGATAAAGCAAAAGAGTATGGAGTTAAAGATTATTTATTAAAACCATTTGATTTTATGAAATTTATTGAACTAATAACTACAATGGAATTAAATAAAAATGTCAATAGATAAAGATGTTTTAAAAAGATTAAGAGCTTTATATGTTGAAGATGATGATAACATAAGAAATGAATTATCTTCTTTATTATCTAATTTTTTTGGAAAGATTTTTGTTGCAAAAGATGGAAAAGATGGAATTGAACAATATGTCAAAAATAGTGGTAAGATTGATGTAATTATTTCAGATATAAATATGCCATATTTAACTGGAATAGAGATGGTAAAAAGAATTAGAGAGCATAATAAAGAAATTCCTGTTATTTTTACCACTGCATATTCAGATAATGAGTATTTAGCAGATGCTATAAAACTTAAAGTATATGATTATATTATAAAACCTATTGATATAAGAAATTTACTTGTAGTATTGAATGAGCTTGCTACAATTTTACATCAAAATGAACTTATTGCTAAACAAAATGAAGAGTTAGAAAAATATAAAGATGTTATTGATGTAAATAATATAGTTATAAAAACTGATGCACAAATGAAAATAGTTTATGTAAATGAACTGTTTTGTAAAACTACTAATTTTACTTCAGAAGAGTTAATAGGTAGTGAACTAAGTATTTTAAAGCACAGTGATACTGATTCTAAAATATATGAAGAGATATACTCAAATATTCTTAGTAATAATCAATGGAAAGGGCGAATAAAAAATAGAACAAAAGAGAATGGCTATTATATTAGTGATACTTATATAATTACCACAACAGATGATAATAATAAAATCACTGGTTCTTTATGTGTTCAAAAAGACATCACTGATGAAATAACCAAAAAAAGAGAAGTTCAATTAGCACTGATGAAAGATAAAGGTGATATTTTTATTAAAAGTAAAGCTGGCTCTGCTGAACAAACTGTAGTAATAAATAATTTGAAACACGATATAAAACAATTACAAAAAGAGGTTATTTCTATAAAAACAGAAAGGGATAAATACCTTTATAAAATTGAAAATTTAAGTAAAGATAATAAGAAATTAAGATCTGAACTTAATTATTACATTAGCAATGAACAAAAAAGTAAAAAAGATAGTACCTTCACTCTTAAAACAAATAAAGAGAATGCAGATTTAAAAATACAAGTTAAAAAATTGAATGTAAAACTAGAAGATACAATTGAGTATTATGAAAAAAAATGTAAACAAATAGAAGTTACTTCTCAAATAGAAATAGAAGAATTAGAACAAGAATTACACGATATGAAAAGAAAACTAGGAAAAATTGAAAATGCTGAAATGATGGAACAAAAAATTGAGTACTGGCAAGAAAAAGCAAAAGCAGAGGCTAAAAAAGCTGAAAAAATGGAAAAAGAAATAATGCAAACAGGTGATAAATCATTGATTCAAAGGATTTTTGGAACAAGATAGAGTATATAAATACTCTATTTTATAGTTATTGTTTTTATCTTTTGTTCAGATAAAGGTTTGTTTCCTTCATATTGTCCTGATGTTGGAACATTTTCAAGTTTTTTTACAATATCCATTCCTTTTTTTACATATCCAAAAATAGTATGTTTACCATTTAACCAATATGCTGGAACAGTTGTAATGAAAAATTGACTCCCATTTGTATTAGGACCTTTATTTGCCATTGCTAGAATACCAGCTTTGTCAAAAATCGCATTTGGCGCAAATTCATCTTTAAATGGTTTTTCCCAAATTGATTCTCCACCTCTTCCTGTACCTGTTGGATCTCCAGTTTGAATCATAAAATTTTTTATAATTCTGTGAAAAATAACATTATCATAATAACCATTTTTTGCATGTGTAACAAAATTTTCTACTGCTTTTGGAGCTAAATCTTTTCTTAATTCAACTTCAATTTTTCCTTTGTTTGTGTCAATAACAGCAATTGGATTTGCAGCTTGTAATAAAAAAGTTAATGAACAAAGAAGAAAAATAATTTTTCTCATAAATTTCCTTTTAAAAATATTTATAAAAAGTATAATATTAAAATTTTTAATCTATTATTAAAAGTAGTATTTTATAAAGATTTAATAATTGTTTGTTAGAATTTAATAAATAGATGTTTATAAGGAAAATCATGGAAATGCAAGTTAATCCTCAACCAACATTTTATATTTTTAAATGTGAACAAAGTGCACCTCCTGGGATGCCAAAGCCATCATGTGTTGATGATAATACACAAGATTTATTCAATTATTTATCACAAACATTGATGCAAAAAGGTCTTATGGGAGCTGTTCAGCCTATAAGAACTTCATGTTTAGGAAGATGCCAAATGGGACCATTGATGTTAATAGAGCCTGGTCATTATATGTATTGTCAATTATCTAAGGAAAAAATTGATAGAATAGTAGATGAACATATATTAGGTAATGATCCTATAACTGAGTTTTTAATCCCAAAAGAGTTTTGGGGTGAGCCAGTTAGTTTGGAAAATAAAGGGTTGAAAAAATGACATTTGATATGTTGTATAGTAAAATTCATAGAGCAACTGTTACAGATGCTAATTTGAACTATGTTGGTTCAATTACAATTGATGAAGAGTTGATGGAAGCAGCACATTTACTTGTTGGACAAAAAGTCGAAATAGTAAATATTAATAATGGTGAAAGATTTGCTACTTATGTAATAAAAGGCAAAGCTGGAAGTAAAGATATGTGCTTAAATGGAGCAGCAGCTAGAAAAGTAGAAATTGGTGATAAGATTATTGTTATATCATATGCTTCTTATAATGAAGAAGAATTAAAAAATTATAAACCAACAGTAGTTATTGTAGATGAAAAAAACAATATTGATACTGTGACAAATGAACTTGTAGGAAGTGACCATGTTTGATGGAATTGATTTAAGTAAAATAAATTTAAATGATATGATGAGCCAAGTTCAAGATATGGCAAATCAAGCAAAAGAAGATAATGCTTCTAAGATTTTTACTGCAAAAGCAGGTGGAGGAATGGTTGAAATTTCAATCAATGGAAATAGTGAAGTTATTGATTTGAAAATTGATGATTCTTTGATGGATGATAAGGACTCTTTACAAATACTTTTAATCTCATGTATGAATGATGTTATTAAACAATCTGATGAAAATAAAAAAATGATGGCCATGAATATGATGGGTGGAATGGGTTCATTTGGACAAAAATCTTAAAAATGGAACAATTATTAAATAAATTTGAAGATTACTTAAATAGTAATCTTCCCTCTTCAAAAACATTTCATCCACATTTTGAATCAGCTTTAGAAGAGATGTTAAAAGCAGGTGGAAAAAGATTTAGACCAATGCTTTTATTATCTGTTGTTAATTCTAAAAATCCACTTTTAGTTAGTAACTCTTTACCTATTGCTTTAGGAATAGAATTTTTACATACTTACTCATTAGTTCATGATGATTTACCAGCTATGGATGATGCAAATTTGAGAAGAGGTTTTCAAACTTTACATAAAAAGTATGATGAAGTAACAGCTATTTTAGTAGGAGATGCTTTAAATACTCATAGCTTTAATCTTTTGGCTAATGCACCACTTAGTAATGATATAAAAATAGAATTGATTAAAACACTTTCAAGTGATGGTGGTATTGATGGTATGATTATTGGTCAAGCAATTGATTGTCATTTTGAAAATCACAGATTAAAACTTGATGAATTGGAATTTTTACATATTCATAAAACTGCAAAATTAATTGCAGCAAGTTTAAAGATGGGGGCGATTATTGCTCAATATGATTTAACTTTACAAGATAAACTTTATAATTTTGGAATTGATATTGGCTTATTGTTTCAAATACAAGATGATATCATTGATGAAACACAAAGCGAACAAGAAGCAGGTAAGACTACACAAAATGATAATGAAAAAAATTCATTTGTTAATCTTTTAGGTTTAGATGGTGCAATTGAATCTGCTGATAAATTAGCAAACAAATGTGAAGAGCAATTAAGATCTTTAGATGATAAATTAAAAGACTCTTTAGAAGAGTTATTACTTAAATATCTACATAGACACAAATAATATTAAAACTTTTAGTCAAAATAACTCAAACTACTTGACAAAAAATAAAAAATTTTATAAAATTTAGCACTCAAAAAAATAGAGTGCTAATTTTATTTTATAACTTGATAGGAGATACTATAATGAATTTTAAACCACTAGGGGAAAGAGTTCTGGTTAAAAGAACTGAAGTTGAGAACAAAACAGCAAGTGGAATTTATATTCCAGATAATGCAAAAGAAAAACCACATACTGCTACAGTAGAAGCAATTGGTTCAAAAGTAGAAGATGTTAAAGTGGGTGATACAATAGTATTTGAACAATTCAGAGGAACTGAATTGAATCTTGAGGGACAAGAATACTTAGTATTAAATGTTGAAAATATTATAGGAGTTATGTAATTGCATTTGCAATTACATAATTAATTTAAAAAATTTAAATAAACAAAAGAAGGAAAAGTAATATGGCAAAAGAAGTAATGTTTAGTGATAATGCAAGAAACAGATTATTTTCAGGTGTAGAAAAATTAGCTGACGCTGTAAAGGTTACAATGGGACCTAGAGGAAGAAATGTTTTATTACAAAAATCTTTTGGAGCTCCTAATATCACTAAAGATGGAGTATCTGTTGCAAGAGAGATTGAATTAGAAGATACTATAGAAAATATGGGAGTTCAACTTGTAAAAGAAGTTGCTTCTAAAACAGCTGATGAAGCAGGTGATGGTACAACTACTGCAACAGTATTAGCTTATTCTATATTTAAAGAAGGTCTTAGAAATGTTACTGCTGGGGCTAATCCTATTATCTTAAAAAGAGGAATGGCAAAAGCATCAGAAGCAATTTTAGAAGAGATAAAAAAAGCTTCAAAAGAAGTTGCAAATAAAACAGAAATTGAACAAGTTGCATCAATCTCAGCAAACTCTGATATGGCAATTGGTTCTATGATTGCAGAAGCTATGGACAAAGTTGGAAAAGATGGAGTTATTACTGTTGAAGAAGCAAAAGGTATTTATGATGAATTAGATGTTGTTGAGGGTATGCAGTTTGATAGAGGATATTTATCTCCATACTTTGTAACTAATTCTGAAAAAATGATTGCAGAAATGGAAAATCCATATATTTTACTATATGATAAAAAAATATCTAATTTAAAAGAGATGTTACCAATCTTAGAAGCTGTTAATCAAGCAGGAAGACCATTATTAATTATTGCAGAAGATGTTGATGGTGAAGCATTAGCAACACTAGTTGTAAATAGATTAAGAGGTTCTTTAAATATTGCTGCTGTTAAAGCTCCAGGATTTGGTGATAGAAGAAAAGCAATGCTT
The window above is part of the Malaciobacter marinus genome. Proteins encoded here:
- a CDS encoding PAS domain-containing protein is translated as MAAGQETVLDEYAFLVSETNEKGIISFANDDFCKIAEYSLEELMGQPHNMVRHKDMPRKAFKSLWETIQRGDIWTGYVKNATKTGGYYWVFATIYPFESCDGSKGYLSCRRRASEAEIKSAQELYAKWKNEE
- a CDS encoding chemotaxis protein CheW, with translation METINSNGNNSSNINNPQEHDVIDYENTSEYMTFELGAMKYAIELPKIREILTYPDIITHLPNTEDWVKGLINLRGEVVPILDIRIKFNTGEPIYDSNTAVIAVITEDKRMIGIIVDKVDDVQRLDTSSLAPVSDMGSAIPSRYLKGFVRLENNQMLVIMDIEAVVHKDELKDS
- a CDS encoding response regulator; translated protein: MEEKIFELRKLKLLFVEDEDDLINIITDTLNKLEANFLTAQNGQEALDLIEKNPDLDAVITDINMPIMNGLEMIKILKETNPNLPIIIMSAHTEIEYIDKAKEYGVKDYLLKPFDFMKFIELITTMELNKNVNR
- a CDS encoding response regulator translates to MSIDKDVLKRLRALYVEDDDNIRNELSSLLSNFFGKIFVAKDGKDGIEQYVKNSGKIDVIISDINMPYLTGIEMVKRIREHNKEIPVIFTTAYSDNEYLADAIKLKVYDYIIKPIDIRNLLVVLNELATILHQNELIAKQNEELEKYKDVIDVNNIVIKTDAQMKIVYVNELFCKTTNFTSEELIGSELSILKHSDTDSKIYEEIYSNILSNNQWKGRIKNRTKENGYYISDTYIITTTDDNNKITGSLCVQKDITDEITKKREVQLALMKDKGDIFIKSKAGSAEQTVVINNLKHDIKQLQKEVISIKTERDKYLYKIENLSKDNKKLRSELNYYISNEQKSKKDSTFTLKTNKENADLKIQVKKLNVKLEDTIEYYEKKCKQIEVTSQIEIEELEQELHDMKRKLGKIENAEMMEQKIEYWQEKAKAEAKKAEKMEKEIMQTGDKSLIQRIFGTR
- a CDS encoding peptidylprolyl isomerase encodes the protein MRKIIFLLCSLTFLLQAANPIAVIDTNKGKIEVELRKDLAPKAVENFVTHAKNGYYDNVIFHRIIKNFMIQTGDPTGTGRGGESIWEKPFKDEFAPNAIFDKAGILAMANKGPNTNGSQFFITTVPAYWLNGKHTIFGYVKKGMDIVKKLENVPTSGQYEGNKPLSEQKIKTITIK
- a CDS encoding (2Fe-2S) ferredoxin domain-containing protein, which produces MEMQVNPQPTFYIFKCEQSAPPGMPKPSCVDDNTQDLFNYLSQTLMQKGLMGAVQPIRTSCLGRCQMGPLMLIEPGHYMYCQLSKEKIDRIVDEHILGNDPITEFLIPKEFWGEPVSLENKGLKK
- the panD gene encoding aspartate 1-decarboxylase, yielding MTFDMLYSKIHRATVTDANLNYVGSITIDEELMEAAHLLVGQKVEIVNINNGERFATYVIKGKAGSKDMCLNGAAARKVEIGDKIIVISYASYNEEELKNYKPTVVIVDEKNNIDTVTNELVGSDHV
- a CDS encoding YbaB/EbfC family nucleoid-associated protein; this encodes MFDGIDLSKINLNDMMSQVQDMANQAKEDNASKIFTAKAGGGMVEISINGNSEVIDLKIDDSLMDDKDSLQILLISCMNDVIKQSDENKKMMAMNMMGGMGSFGQKS
- a CDS encoding polyprenyl synthetase family protein; this encodes MEQLLNKFEDYLNSNLPSSKTFHPHFESALEEMLKAGGKRFRPMLLLSVVNSKNPLLVSNSLPIALGIEFLHTYSLVHDDLPAMDDANLRRGFQTLHKKYDEVTAILVGDALNTHSFNLLANAPLSNDIKIELIKTLSSDGGIDGMIIGQAIDCHFENHRLKLDELEFLHIHKTAKLIAASLKMGAIIAQYDLTLQDKLYNFGIDIGLLFQIQDDIIDETQSEQEAGKTTQNDNEKNSFVNLLGLDGAIESADKLANKCEEQLRSLDDKLKDSLEELLLKYLHRHK
- the groES gene encoding co-chaperone GroES, with the translated sequence MNFKPLGERVLVKRTEVENKTASGIYIPDNAKEKPHTATVEAIGSKVEDVKVGDTIVFEQFRGTELNLEGQEYLVLNVENIIGVM
- the groL gene encoding chaperonin GroEL (60 kDa chaperone family; promotes refolding of misfolded polypeptides especially under stressful conditions; forms two stacked rings of heptamers to form a barrel-shaped 14mer; ends can be capped by GroES; misfolded proteins enter the barrel where they are refolded when GroES binds), which encodes MAKEVMFSDNARNRLFSGVEKLADAVKVTMGPRGRNVLLQKSFGAPNITKDGVSVAREIELEDTIENMGVQLVKEVASKTADEAGDGTTTATVLAYSIFKEGLRNVTAGANPIILKRGMAKASEAILEEIKKASKEVANKTEIEQVASISANSDMAIGSMIAEAMDKVGKDGVITVEEAKGIYDELDVVEGMQFDRGYLSPYFVTNSEKMIAEMENPYILLYDKKISNLKEMLPILEAVNQAGRPLLIIAEDVDGEALATLVVNRLRGSLNIAAVKAPGFGDRRKAMLEDIAVLTGGTVISEEMGMSLDATGIDSLGTASRIVIDKDNTTIVNGSGSAEAVQSRVGQIKNEIANTTSDYDKEKLQERLAKLSGGVAVIKVGAATETEMKEKKDRVDDALSATRAAVEEGIVIGGGAALIKAAAKVSLELEGDEQIGADIVLRAISAPLKQIATNAGFDAGVVVNEVKKSDSDNYGFDAATGNYVDMFEAGIVDPAKVERVAMQNAVSVASLLLTTEATVTDIKEDKAAPAMPDMGGMGGMPGMM